In one window of Tenacibaculum mesophilum DNA:
- a CDS encoding aminotransferase class I/II-fold pyridoxal phosphate-dependent enzyme produces MKFKPANNIQDLQYFGEFGGVNPSISDSSTYTFLSAKTMFDTFEGNTDGCYLYSRHSSPSNLYLSEALAAMEGTETANVSATGMGAITPTILQICGAGDHIVSSRTIYGGTYAFLKNFTPRIGIETSFVNITKLDRVEAAINKNTKMIYCETVSNPLLEVADIKALSVLAKKHDLQLVVDNTFSPLSISPAQLGANIVIHSLTKFINGSSDTMGGVICGTADFINSQKSVIDGASMLLGASMDSLRASSILKNMRTLHIRVKQHSKNASYLAEKFEADGLKTVYPGLPSHPSHKVFKSMMNEEYGFGGMLTIDAGSLDKANALMELMQDENLGYLAVSLGFYKTLFSAPGTSTSSEIPLEEQKEMGLTDGLIRFSIGLDNDIERTYQMMKTCMKEVNVL; encoded by the coding sequence ATGAAATTTAAACCTGCAAACAACATACAAGATCTACAGTACTTTGGAGAATTTGGAGGAGTTAACCCTTCTATTTCAGATTCTTCTACCTATACTTTTTTATCAGCAAAGACTATGTTTGATACTTTTGAAGGGAATACAGATGGTTGTTATTTATACTCTCGCCACTCATCTCCTTCAAACTTATACCTATCTGAAGCTTTAGCTGCTATGGAAGGTACTGAAACTGCTAATGTTTCAGCTACTGGTATGGGAGCCATTACTCCTACTATTTTACAAATATGTGGGGCTGGAGATCATATCGTTTCAAGTAGAACTATTTACGGAGGAACTTATGCCTTTCTTAAAAACTTTACTCCAAGAATAGGAATTGAAACTTCATTTGTAAACATTACAAAGTTAGACAGAGTAGAAGCTGCCATTAACAAAAATACTAAAATGATTTACTGCGAAACTGTAAGCAATCCGTTATTAGAGGTCGCAGATATTAAAGCTCTTTCAGTATTAGCTAAAAAGCATGATTTACAGTTGGTAGTTGACAATACATTTTCTCCTCTATCAATTTCTCCAGCTCAATTGGGTGCCAATATTGTTATTCACAGTTTAACAAAATTCATCAATGGTTCTTCTGACACTATGGGAGGAGTTATTTGTGGAACTGCAGATTTTATCAATTCTCAAAAAAGTGTAATTGATGGGGCAAGTATGTTATTAGGAGCTTCTATGGACTCTTTACGCGCTTCTTCAATCCTGAAAAACATGAGAACTTTACATATACGAGTAAAGCAACACAGTAAAAATGCGAGTTATTTAGCTGAAAAGTTTGAAGCTGACGGATTAAAAACTGTATACCCAGGATTACCATCACACCCTTCTCATAAGGTGTTTAAATCAATGATGAATGAAGAATATGGTTTTGGAGGAATGCTAACTATTGATGCTGGATCTCTAGACAAAGCCAATGCTTTAATGGAATTAATGCAGGATGAAAATCTAGGGTACTTAGCTGTAAGTTTAGGTTTTTACAAAACTTTATTTTCAGCTCCAGGGACTTCAACGTCATCAGAAATTCCTTTAGAAGAACAAAAAGAAATGGGACTTACCGATGGATTAATTCGTTTTTCTATTGGATTAGATAATGATATAGAACGCACCTATCAAATGATGAAAACTTGCATGAAAGAAGTAAACGTGTTATAA
- the nhaC gene encoding Na+/H+ antiporter NhaC — MQDDKNLSKIEIENQKIIQNKELSIWEALIPVFALIGMLAYNVYVFGDDALSGSNQFILLLGGAVAAIVGFKNKVSYERMIEEVAENIKSTAGAILILLMVGALAGTWLVSGIIPSMIYYGLQILNPTIFLVACLIICAVISVATGSSWTTSATVGIALIGIGEALGISLGMTAGAVLSGAYFGDKMSPMSDTTNLAPAMAGTDLFTHIRYMTYTTVPTFIVTIIFFVILGFTQTTTGDANTQQMLSDINKAFNITPWLFLVPVLVLVLIIKKTPPLIALLAGTILGGAFALIFQPHVVSQISGVEKLDFESAYRGIMQAITVETSVTTDNEVLKDLFTAGGMKKMLGTVWLILLAMVFGGVMDAIGALAKISSFMLSLFDSVFGLFASTVGTCIGLNFTASDQYLAIVVPGKMYAQAYKDKGLAPENLSRTLEDSGTVTSVLIPWNTCGAYHSGVLGVPVIDYAFYAMFNWLSPFTTLLFAAFRIKIKQLASK; from the coding sequence ATGCAAGACGACAAAAACCTATCTAAAATTGAAATAGAAAATCAAAAAATAATTCAAAATAAAGAGTTGAGTATTTGGGAAGCTTTGATTCCTGTTTTCGCTTTAATAGGTATGCTTGCATATAATGTATATGTATTTGGAGACGATGCTTTAAGTGGAAGTAATCAATTTATTTTATTATTAGGTGGAGCTGTTGCGGCTATTGTAGGTTTTAAAAATAAAGTTTCCTACGAAAGAATGATTGAAGAAGTTGCTGAAAACATAAAATCAACAGCAGGTGCTATTTTAATTTTGTTAATGGTAGGTGCGCTTGCAGGAACATGGCTTGTAAGCGGTATTATACCTTCAATGATTTATTACGGGCTTCAAATTTTAAACCCGACTATCTTTTTAGTAGCTTGTTTAATAATATGTGCAGTTATATCTGTTGCCACTGGAAGTTCTTGGACAACTTCTGCAACAGTAGGTATAGCTTTAATTGGTATTGGTGAAGCTTTAGGTATTTCTTTAGGTATGACTGCTGGTGCAGTTTTATCTGGTGCTTATTTTGGCGACAAGATGTCTCCAATGTCAGACACTACAAACTTGGCTCCAGCCATGGCTGGAACAGATTTGTTTACACATATAAGATATATGACTTATACTACTGTACCTACATTTATAGTAACTATTATCTTTTTTGTTATTTTAGGATTTACCCAAACTACAACTGGTGACGCGAATACTCAACAAATGCTTAGCGACATTAACAAAGCTTTCAATATAACCCCATGGTTATTTCTTGTACCTGTATTAGTTTTAGTTCTAATTATTAAGAAGACACCTCCTTTAATCGCTCTTTTAGCTGGAACCATATTGGGTGGTGCTTTTGCTTTGATTTTTCAACCTCATGTTGTTTCTCAAATTTCTGGAGTTGAAAAGCTAGATTTTGAATCTGCCTACAGAGGAATAATGCAAGCTATAACCGTAGAAACCTCTGTAACTACTGATAATGAAGTGTTAAAAGATTTATTTACTGCCGGTGGTATGAAAAAAATGCTTGGAACCGTATGGTTAATTTTATTAGCAATGGTTTTTGGTGGGGTCATGGATGCTATTGGAGCCTTAGCTAAAATTAGTAGTTTTATGTTAAGCTTATTTGATTCAGTATTCGGATTATTTGCCAGTACTGTTGGTACATGTATAGGTTTAAATTTCACCGCTTCTGATCAATATTTAGCAATTGTTGTACCTGGAAAAATGTACGCACAAGCTTATAAAGATAAAGGGTTGGCTCCTGAAAACTTAAGTAGAACTTTAGAAGATTCTGGTACTGTTACCTCTGTTTTAATTCCTTGGAATACTTGCGGAGCTTATCATTCTGGTGTTTTAGGTGTTCCTGTTATAGATTATGCTTTTTATGCCATGTTTAATTGGCTAAGCCCTTTTACAACATTACTATTTGCTGCATTCAGAATTAAAATAAAACAACTAGCTTCTAAATAA
- a CDS encoding Lrp/AsnC family transcriptional regulator codes for MKLDKIDKKLLGLLQTDSKQTTKQLSLQLGLSVTAVYERIKKLEKEKVITQYVAVVDKDKIEKSFLVFCHVQLEKHNKDHIAIFEKEVNRLEEVTECFHVSGDYDYILKVYVKDMDAYRDFIVNKLTALKYVGNTRSVFTISEVKNSIAIAL; via the coding sequence ATGAAGTTAGATAAGATAGATAAGAAGTTATTAGGGTTGCTTCAAACAGATAGTAAACAAACAACAAAACAATTGTCATTACAATTGGGGTTGTCTGTTACGGCAGTTTACGAGCGAATAAAGAAATTAGAAAAAGAAAAGGTTATCACACAATACGTGGCGGTGGTTGATAAAGATAAAATAGAAAAGTCGTTTTTAGTTTTTTGCCATGTTCAGTTAGAGAAGCATAATAAAGATCATATAGCGATTTTTGAAAAAGAAGTTAATAGATTAGAGGAGGTAACCGAATGTTTCCATGTAAGTGGAGATTACGATTATATTTTAAAGGTCTATGTAAAGGACATGGATGCCTACCGAGATTTTATAGTAAATAAGCTCACAGCATTAAAATATGTTGGTAATACCCGAAGTGTTTTTACAATTAGTGAAGTTAAAAATTCTATAGCGATTGCGCTATAA
- a CDS encoding GNAT family N-acetyltransferase — MIVKAQIQDANLLTEIAISSKAYWGYSKEQMEEWKNDLTVSPKMFTNCNIYKFQVNDTTAGFYVLYRANIRTSFLDFLFVSPKFINQGIGSKLLEHVKKSCIGGSCAVLNVLSDPNSDAFYLKHGFEIIGKRESSIKGRFLSEMELYFPENM, encoded by the coding sequence ATGATTGTAAAAGCTCAAATACAAGACGCTAACTTATTAACTGAAATTGCCATAAGTTCAAAAGCATATTGGGGATATTCCAAAGAACAAATGGAAGAGTGGAAAAACGACTTAACAGTCTCCCCTAAAATGTTTACCAACTGTAATATTTACAAATTTCAAGTTAACGATACTACAGCTGGCTTTTATGTTTTATATCGAGCTAATATTAGAACAAGTTTTTTAGATTTTTTATTTGTCTCCCCTAAATTTATAAACCAAGGAATTGGTTCTAAACTACTAGAACATGTAAAAAAATCTTGTATAGGCGGTTCTTGTGCTGTATTAAATGTTTTATCAGACCCAAACTCGGATGCTTTTTATTTAAAACATGGTTTTGAAATAATTGGGAAACGAGAGAGCAGTATTAAAGGACGTTTTTTATCTGAAATGGAGCTCTATTTTCCTGAAAACATGTAA
- a CDS encoding nucleoid-associated protein, with the protein MIKRTRTEINKCIIHKVANKYNSGQNAFSESLVRFDEESYELLLPFLLKPFGSVTQSYRFSHHADVRLNEINKYTSDIFEDDSNEVFIEHSKNIVNHLYEQSNSANIKTGDVIVAYFEGIEYKDVLTEAVGVFKIESKVDFFQTYLDDDSFDVVVQKGISTKRLDKGCLILNSTDAEGTVVLSVDNNQYDAQYWIKNFLSVKYADDRNLHTQNYLEMCKEFSEEVIKPEFGKQEQSNFLANTVDYFKEHESVDYHGFKDEIFEEDKHKDLFEDYKQHFEKLNDVLIRNNFEVSDVVLKKEKSKFKTEIKLDTNIQIKIDVDAPDASAEYLEQGYDEDKKMKYYKVYYNTEK; encoded by the coding sequence ATGATTAAAAGAACTCGTACCGAAATTAACAAATGTATTATTCACAAAGTAGCTAACAAATATAATAGCGGGCAGAATGCCTTTTCTGAAAGTCTAGTGCGTTTTGATGAAGAAAGTTACGAATTGTTACTCCCTTTTTTACTGAAGCCTTTCGGTTCAGTTACTCAGAGTTACCGCTTTAGTCATCATGCTGATGTTCGTCTAAACGAAATCAATAAATATACTTCTGATATTTTTGAAGATGATAGCAACGAAGTTTTTATTGAACATTCTAAAAATATTGTTAATCACCTATACGAACAATCAAACTCTGCCAATATTAAAACGGGGGATGTAATTGTAGCTTATTTTGAAGGTATTGAATACAAAGATGTTTTAACTGAAGCCGTTGGTGTTTTTAAAATTGAAAGTAAGGTAGACTTCTTTCAAACCTATTTAGATGACGATAGTTTTGATGTAGTAGTTCAAAAAGGAATTTCAACAAAAAGATTGGATAAGGGATGTTTAATTTTAAACTCTACTGATGCAGAAGGAACTGTAGTTTTATCGGTAGATAACAACCAATACGATGCGCAATACTGGATTAAAAACTTCTTAAGTGTAAAATATGCTGATGATCGCAACTTACACACTCAGAATTACTTAGAAATGTGCAAGGAGTTTTCTGAAGAGGTTATAAAACCTGAATTTGGAAAACAAGAACAAAGTAATTTCTTAGCCAATACTGTTGATTATTTTAAAGAACATGAAAGTGTAGATTATCATGGCTTCAAAGATGAAATTTTTGAAGAAGACAAGCATAAAGACCTTTTTGAGGATTACAAGCAGCACTTTGAAAAATTAAACGATGTACTAATTCGTAATAATTTTGAAGTATCTGATGTTGTTTTAAAGAAAGAAAAAAGTAAGTTTAAAACTGAAATTAAATTAGACACCAATATTCAAATTAAAATTGATGTTGATGCTCCTGATGCTTCTGCTGAATATTTAGAACAAGGATACGATGAAGACAAGAAAATGAAGTATTATAAAGTATATTATAATACTGAGAAATAA
- a CDS encoding DUF3857 domain-containing protein has product MKKILSIFTLIITIHSNAQEIKFGKVSKEELQEKFHPLDSTNDAAYLLKKRRTYFQYDTNKGFQVVTDYHERIKIYSKEGFNYATKKIKYYKPEHGDEESINSLKAYTFNLENNEIVKQKTSRKDIFDEQLNKYRSQKKITFPNVKEGSVIDIKYTLISPFWNIKTLNFQYGIPVKSLNYKVEIPEYFTFNKTSKGFFSIPLKESSKRGKVNFGYNNNVDYKVFTYIFNQKNIPPIKNNEPYSGNINNYRGGIEFELSGTRFPNSTYKNYATTWEDVCKTIYKSSSFGTELNRTNYYEKDIKDLLSPAKNDLEKIAIILEYVKSKVKWNGYYGKYTDKGVKKAYKEGVGNSADINLILTSILRYSGLKANPVLISTKNNGIPLFPTLDGFNYVISKVNLTNENYVLLDATEKFSSVNILPYRSLNWYGREVFEKGYSEKVNLHPSSHSKENNILHVKIDNLGEINGMLRKTLSGHSAMFYRQKNNIKKEEDVITNTEETHNIEIENFKVFNAKDVNKSLTQTIKFTSEDFVEQINEKLYFSPLFFLATKENPFKSKERNFPIDFSMPWQDQFSISITIPEGYTIESYPEDIAIGLPDNLGVFIYKVLIQNNKIKLSSTVQFNSNIIAPQYYAIVKSFYNQLVEKQTERIVLAKKMTKS; this is encoded by the coding sequence ATGAAAAAAATACTATCTATTTTCACGTTAATTATAACGATTCACTCAAATGCCCAAGAAATTAAATTCGGAAAAGTTTCTAAAGAAGAACTTCAAGAAAAGTTTCACCCATTAGATTCTACCAATGATGCTGCATACCTTTTAAAAAAAAGAAGGACTTATTTTCAATATGATACAAACAAAGGGTTTCAAGTAGTTACTGATTACCATGAAAGAATAAAAATTTACTCAAAAGAAGGGTTTAATTATGCTACAAAAAAAATAAAATACTATAAACCTGAACATGGTGATGAAGAAAGCATAAACTCACTTAAAGCATATACTTTCAACTTAGAAAATAATGAAATAGTTAAACAAAAAACGTCTAGAAAAGATATTTTTGACGAACAACTAAACAAGTATAGGAGTCAAAAAAAAATCACATTTCCAAATGTTAAAGAAGGGAGTGTAATTGATATAAAATATACTCTTATCTCTCCTTTCTGGAATATTAAAACTCTTAATTTTCAATATGGAATTCCCGTTAAAAGCCTAAACTACAAAGTTGAAATCCCTGAATACTTTACATTTAACAAAACTTCTAAAGGTTTTTTCAGTATTCCTTTGAAAGAATCTTCAAAAAGAGGCAAAGTTAATTTTGGATATAATAATAATGTAGACTATAAAGTGTTCACCTATATTTTTAACCAAAAAAATATCCCTCCTATTAAAAATAATGAACCATACTCTGGTAATATCAACAACTATAGAGGTGGTATAGAATTTGAACTTTCGGGAACTCGCTTTCCTAACTCAACATATAAAAATTACGCTACAACGTGGGAAGATGTATGTAAAACCATATACAAGTCATCTAGTTTTGGAACTGAATTAAACAGAACAAACTATTATGAAAAAGACATAAAAGATTTATTAAGCCCTGCTAAAAATGACTTAGAGAAGATAGCAATTATATTAGAGTACGTTAAATCCAAGGTAAAATGGAATGGATATTACGGAAAATATACCGACAAAGGCGTAAAGAAGGCATATAAAGAAGGAGTTGGAAATTCTGCTGATATAAATCTAATACTTACTTCTATATTAAGATATTCAGGTCTAAAAGCAAATCCTGTTTTAATAAGTACAAAAAACAATGGTATTCCTCTATTCCCAACACTAGACGGCTTTAATTATGTCATTTCAAAAGTAAACCTTACCAATGAAAATTATGTATTACTTGACGCTACTGAAAAATTCTCTTCAGTAAACATACTCCCTTATAGAAGTCTGAATTGGTATGGAAGAGAAGTTTTTGAGAAAGGATATTCAGAAAAGGTTAACCTACACCCTTCTTCTCACTCGAAAGAAAATAATATTCTACATGTTAAAATTGACAACTTGGGAGAAATAAATGGAATGTTAAGAAAAACCCTATCTGGTCATTCTGCAATGTTTTATCGTCAAAAAAATAATATAAAAAAAGAAGAAGATGTCATTACAAACACAGAAGAAACCCACAACATTGAAATAGAAAACTTTAAAGTTTTTAATGCTAAAGATGTCAATAAATCTTTAACACAAACAATAAAATTTACCAGTGAAGATTTTGTAGAGCAAATAAATGAAAAACTATATTTTTCTCCTTTATTTTTCCTTGCTACCAAAGAAAATCCTTTTAAATCTAAAGAAAGAAACTTTCCCATAGATTTTAGTATGCCATGGCAAGATCAATTTTCTATTTCTATTACTATACCTGAAGGGTATACAATAGAGTCTTATCCTGAAGACATCGCTATTGGATTACCTGATAACTTAGGTGTTTTCATATACAAAGTTCTGATACAAAATAATAAAATAAAGCTCTCTTCGACAGTGCAGTTTAACTCTAATATAATAGCTCCTCAATATTATGCAATTGTAAAAAGCTTTTACAATCAATTAGTTGAAAAACAAACTGAAAGAATTGTATTAGCAAAAAAAATGACAAAATCTTAA
- a CDS encoding PhnA domain-containing protein: MSLLQELQDRSGNQCELCGSKSDLSIYEVPPISTGGVDGSLLACSTCIEQIENSEATDANHWRCLNDSMWSEFRAVKVVAWRMLHRVKKDGWSQDLLDMMYLEDEELRFAEATGEHLDESEKIIHRDVNGAILQAGDNVVLIKDLKVKGSSMVAKQGTAVRRISLDPENAKYIEGKVGAQTIVIITDYVKKMAEKE, from the coding sequence ATGAGTTTATTACAAGAATTACAAGATAGAAGCGGAAATCAATGTGAATTATGCGGATCAAAAAGCGATTTGTCAATTTATGAAGTACCACCAATTTCAACAGGAGGAGTTGATGGGAGTTTGTTGGCTTGTAGTACTTGTATTGAGCAAATTGAAAACTCAGAAGCTACAGACGCTAATCACTGGCGTTGTTTAAATGATAGTATGTGGAGTGAGTTTAGAGCAGTGAAAGTTGTGGCTTGGAGAATGTTACACCGTGTTAAAAAAGACGGATGGTCACAAGACTTATTGGATATGATGTATTTAGAGGATGAGGAATTACGTTTTGCAGAAGCTACAGGTGAACATTTAGATGAAAGTGAAAAAATAATTCACAGAGATGTGAATGGAGCTATTTTACAAGCAGGAGATAATGTTGTGTTGATTAAAGATTTAAAAGTAAAAGGTTCTAGCATGGTAGCAAAGCAAGGAACTGCTGTACGTAGAATTTCGTTAGATCCTGAAAATGCTAAATATATTGAAGGTAAAGTGGGAGCACAAACTATTGTGATTATTACCGATTATGTAAAAAAAATGGCTGAAAAGGAGTAG
- a CDS encoding putative porin, whose protein sequence is MKKNFLVFFCLISVQIIFAQIRTVDGGFGKIPGRDTDSLPDNEINVKLSGKTKYTDYKIISHKNDTTIVDTTLTIQKEYKFNFLRKDNFELLAFHNQGQTFNNLGYDFTNISKFPNIGFRAKMFNYFEIEDVNYYHVPTPTTEIMYRTGLEQGQVLDALFTTNFSKRFNVSIAYKGLRSLGAYRRSLASTGNFRVSFSYETPKGQYGIRGHAVNQDFFNQESGGLTETSLDAFLADDPNFSGNRGRMDVNLGNAESTLDAKRLYFEHTFKLLSSKDSVSQKDFSNLKLGHSFTRDSKFYRFTQGTASDMFGDANISSNINNKTIYLLYNNQFFLDFNSKYVLGKFRVKTELSNYTYGYENLQNNTVGITKNKLKGDAISFGADWNGRIGNFHVNASGSLTPGSGRLSGNYLSGEAFYKKDSVLTVKGRLGISNKLPNFNFLLHQSSYDDFNWENNFSQIGTRTLGGVIESKWGNASLDITNISNYTYFDENGQPKQFSGDVNYLKAKASKEFTFGKFALDNTLMYQKVASGNSVFRVPEFVTRNTLYYTDEWFKGKPLLVQIGATFKYFSKYKANSYNPLLAEFTLQNDTEIGYPTVDLFFNARVRRTRIYFKADNISSFVLKKNYFSAPNYPYRDFVIRFGVVWNWFI, encoded by the coding sequence ATGAAGAAAAATTTCTTAGTATTTTTTTGTTTGATAAGTGTTCAGATAATTTTTGCCCAAATAAGAACAGTTGACGGAGGTTTTGGAAAAATTCCAGGAAGAGATACAGATTCATTGCCCGATAATGAGATTAATGTAAAACTTAGTGGAAAAACTAAGTACACTGATTATAAAATTATATCACATAAAAATGATACTACCATTGTAGATACTACATTAACAATTCAAAAAGAGTATAAGTTCAATTTCTTAAGAAAGGATAATTTTGAATTATTGGCTTTTCATAATCAAGGACAAACTTTTAACAATTTAGGGTACGATTTTACTAATATTTCTAAGTTTCCTAATATAGGTTTTAGAGCAAAAATGTTCAATTATTTTGAAATTGAAGATGTGAATTATTATCATGTGCCCACCCCTACAACAGAAATAATGTATCGTACAGGGTTAGAGCAAGGTCAGGTATTGGATGCGCTTTTTACAACAAATTTTTCTAAACGATTTAACGTTTCGATAGCTTATAAAGGACTTCGTTCTTTAGGGGCTTACAGGCGTTCTTTAGCAAGTACGGGTAATTTTAGGGTTAGTTTTAGTTACGAGACTCCTAAAGGACAATACGGGATTAGAGGGCATGCTGTAAATCAAGATTTTTTTAATCAAGAAAGTGGAGGACTAACCGAAACTTCTTTAGATGCATTTTTAGCAGATGATCCTAATTTTAGCGGAAACAGAGGTAGAATGGATGTGAATTTGGGTAATGCTGAAAGTACTTTAGATGCTAAGAGATTATACTTTGAACATACTTTTAAATTACTTTCTTCAAAAGATAGTGTGAGTCAAAAAGACTTTTCTAATTTAAAACTTGGGCATTCATTTACTAGAGATTCTAAGTTTTATCGATTTACTCAAGGTACAGCATCAGATATGTTTGGTGATGCAAATATTTCGAGTAACATTAATAATAAAACTATTTATTTACTATATAATAATCAGTTTTTTTTAGATTTTAATTCAAAATATGTACTAGGAAAATTTCGTGTAAAAACAGAATTATCAAATTATACATATGGATATGAAAACTTACAGAATAATACAGTTGGAATTACAAAGAATAAGCTGAAGGGAGATGCAATTTCGTTTGGAGCTGATTGGAATGGAAGAATTGGAAATTTCCATGTAAATGCTTCTGGAAGTCTTACACCAGGAAGTGGTCGATTGTCAGGGAATTATCTTTCAGGAGAAGCTTTCTATAAAAAAGATAGTGTACTTACTGTGAAAGGGAGGTTAGGAATAAGTAACAAATTACCTAATTTTAATTTTTTATTACATCAAAGTAGTTACGATGATTTTAATTGGGAAAATAATTTTTCTCAAATAGGGACACGTACATTGGGAGGGGTTATTGAGTCTAAATGGGGAAATGCTTCGTTGGATATCACTAATATTAGTAATTACACGTATTTTGATGAAAATGGTCAACCGAAACAGTTTTCAGGAGATGTAAACTATTTAAAGGCAAAGGCATCTAAAGAATTTACCTTTGGAAAGTTTGCTTTAGATAACACTTTAATGTATCAAAAAGTAGCAAGTGGAAATAGTGTTTTTAGGGTTCCAGAATTTGTTACTCGTAATACACTTTACTATACAGATGAATGGTTCAAAGGAAAACCTTTGTTGGTACAAATAGGAGCTACATTTAAGTACTTTTCAAAATATAAAGCGAATTCATATAATCCGTTGTTAGCTGAATTCACCTTGCAAAATGATACAGAAATAGGATATCCTACAGTAGATTTGTTTTTCAATGCTAGGGTTCGTAGAACTAGAATTTATTTTAAAGCAGATAACATAAGTTCTTTTGTGTTAAAAAAGAATTATTTTTCGGCTCCGAATTACCCGTATAGAGATTTCGTAATTCGTTTTGGAGTAGTGTGGAACTGGTTTATATAA
- a CDS encoding ribonuclease HII, translating to MLQLNYSGHKLEAGTDEAGRGCLSGPVVAAAVILSDDFQHELLNDSKQLSEKKRQKLRPYIEKHALAFGVSFIHQEEVDELNVLQASITGMHRSIEQLNVHPEFIIVDGNKFKPYQETPHKTIVKGDAKFMSIAAASVLAKTYRDEYMEKIHQEFPQYNWQKNKGYPTKEHREAIRQFGATPYHRKSFKLLPEQLKLKL from the coding sequence ATGTTGCAATTAAACTATAGCGGGCATAAATTAGAAGCAGGAACAGATGAGGCTGGTAGAGGCTGTTTATCAGGACCTGTAGTTGCAGCAGCTGTAATTTTATCTGATGATTTTCAGCATGAATTGCTAAACGACTCCAAGCAACTTTCTGAAAAAAAACGACAAAAACTTCGACCTTATATTGAAAAACATGCACTAGCTTTTGGAGTTTCTTTTATACATCAAGAAGAGGTTGATGAGCTAAACGTTTTACAAGCATCTATTACTGGAATGCATCGTTCAATAGAACAATTAAATGTACATCCTGAGTTTATTATTGTTGACGGAAACAAGTTCAAACCCTATCAAGAAACTCCACATAAAACCATTGTAAAAGGCGACGCTAAATTTATGAGTATCGCAGCTGCTTCTGTACTTGCCAAAACCTATCGTGATGAGTATATGGAGAAAATTCATCAAGAATTCCCGCAGTATAACTGGCAGAAAAATAAAGGATACCCTACAAAAGAACATCGCGAAGCTATTCGTCAATTTGGAGCAACTCCCTATCACCGAAAATCATTTAAATTGTTGCCAGAACAATTAAAATTGAAACTTTAA
- a CDS encoding MarC family protein yields the protein MNEIISFGILSFTSFFTLINPLGTMPIFMTMTADLDKKSRNQTAKKASIVSFITILIFAFSGQLLFSFFGISVNSFRVVGGVIFFLMGMDMLQARLGKVKLSSSEVKTYVNDISVTPLAIPMICGPGALTNAIVMMEDANSIEMKLVLIIAAFLVIIVTYLILYSSSKIIKILGQTGINVMMRLMGLIVMVIAVEFFFSGLKPIILEML from the coding sequence ATGAATGAAATAATTTCTTTTGGCATTTTGTCTTTCACCTCATTTTTCACACTTATTAACCCTTTAGGCACTATGCCTATTTTTATGACGATGACTGCTGACTTGGACAAGAAAAGTAGAAATCAAACAGCCAAAAAAGCTTCTATCGTTAGTTTTATAACCATCTTAATCTTTGCCTTTTCAGGTCAGTTGTTATTTAGTTTCTTTGGAATTTCTGTAAATAGTTTTAGAGTCGTTGGTGGAGTGATTTTCTTTTTAATGGGAATGGACATGCTTCAAGCAAGATTAGGGAAAGTAAAACTAAGTAGCTCTGAAGTTAAAACGTATGTTAATGACATTTCTGTTACTCCATTAGCCATACCAATGATTTGTGGTCCAGGTGCCTTAACCAATGCTATTGTAATGATGGAAGACGCTAACTCTATTGAAATGAAATTAGTATTAATCATTGCTGCTTTTTTGGTAATTATAGTAACCTATTTAATCTTATACAGCTCCTCCAAAATCATTAAAATACTTGGTCAAACCGGTATAAATGTAATGATGAGATTAATGGGGCTTATAGTTATGGTTATCGCAGTTGAGTTCTTCTTTAGCGGACTCAAACCCATTATACTTGAAATGCTATAA